Proteins encoded together in one Bacteroidales bacterium window:
- the rlmN gene encoding 23S rRNA (adenine(2503)-C(2))-methyltransferase RlmN, producing MAINNENKYDIRQLSIEELVEFFESHKEKAFRAKQVWEWLWKKSVHSFDEMKNIPKHLINLLKEKYVILPIKVNNIQKSKDRTIKFGFSLDSGELIESVLIPSFNRATACISSHAGCNLGCKFCATANIKTDRALTIGEIYDQVIYLKQATNELQNVLFSNIVFMGMGEPLLNYENILTAINRITSDKGLNFSPRRITLSTVGIVKMIKRLGDDKVKFNLAVSLHTANNKKRDILVPVNKTNNLSSLSDAIKYFYDKTGNRTTFEYLLLNNFNDSLKDAKELAQYCKIVPCKINLIEYNPIKNSTFEKSSENNTNLFKEFLESKNLIVNIRRSRGKDIDAACGQLANKISSDI from the coding sequence GAATTTTTTGAATCACATAAAGAAAAGGCATTTCGGGCAAAACAGGTATGGGAATGGCTTTGGAAAAAATCTGTTCATTCTTTTGATGAAATGAAAAACATTCCCAAACATTTAATAAATCTACTAAAAGAAAAATATGTTATTCTGCCAATAAAAGTTAATAATATTCAAAAAAGTAAGGATAGAACAATTAAATTTGGTTTTAGTTTAGATTCAGGAGAACTTATTGAAAGTGTTTTAATTCCTTCTTTTAACAGGGCTACTGCATGTATTTCTTCACATGCAGGTTGTAATTTAGGATGTAAATTTTGTGCAACTGCAAATATTAAAACAGACAGAGCATTAACAATTGGTGAGATTTATGACCAGGTAATTTATTTAAAACAAGCAACAAATGAATTACAAAATGTATTATTCTCAAATATTGTATTTATGGGAATGGGAGAACCTTTGCTTAATTATGAAAATATTCTGACTGCAATTAACAGAATAACATCAGATAAAGGTTTGAATTTTTCACCAAGAAGAATTACGCTATCAACAGTTGGAATAGTAAAAATGATTAAAAGATTGGGAGACGATAAGGTAAAATTCAATCTTGCAGTTTCATTACATACTGCAAATAATAAAAAAAGAGACATTTTGGTACCTGTAAACAAAACCAACAATTTATCTTCTCTTTCAGATGCAATAAAATATTTTTATGATAAAACAGGTAATAGAACAACATTTGAATATTTATTATTAAATAATTTTAATGATTCATTAAAAGATGCAAAAGAACTTGCCCAATATTGTAAAATTGTACCATGTAAAATTAATCTAATTGAATATAATCCGATTAAAAACAGCACTTTTGAGAAATCATCTGAAAATAATACCAATTTATTTAAAGAATTCCTTGAAAGTAAAAACTTAATTGTTAATATTCGCCGAAGCAGAGGTAAAGATATTGATGCAGCATGTGGGCAATTAGCTAATAAAATAAGTTCGGATATTTAA
- a CDS encoding type II toxin-antitoxin system RelE/ParE family toxin, whose translation MKKSITKQFVKDVYSMPFLKKKLSELMFLVENADTLKEIPNCKKMKGYKNCYRIRIGNYRIGLELDGEKIIFKRLLHRRDIYKYFPSK comes from the coding sequence ATGAAAAAAAGCATCACCAAACAATTTGTTAAGGATGTATATTCAATGCCTTTTCTTAAAAAAAAGCTGAGTGAATTGATGTTTTTAGTGGAGAATGCAGACACATTAAAAGAAATTCCAAATTGCAAAAAGATGAAAGGATATAAAAACTGCTACAGGATAAGGATAGGAAATTATAGAATTGGACTTGAATTGGATGGTGAAAAAATTATTTTCAAAAGGCTTTTACACCGTAGAGATATTTATAAGTATTTTCCATCCAAATAA